The bacterium genome contains a region encoding:
- a CDS encoding ABC transporter ATP-binding protein, producing MITTELLSKSYGSQFAVKQVSFQVDSCRVVGLLGQNGAGKTTLLEMLASLLRPDSGKIEIAGINLYKNPRAARHLIGYLPDQPPLYPELKVNEYLNFVGRLHQISKPELNYRIEEVLERCLLTEVKNKLIHTLSRGFKQRVGLAQAVLHKPKLILLDEPTSGLDPQQIVLIQDYIRELGTRHTVILSSHLLAEVQTTCTEVLVMSHGEISARGSVAELTREHSLEDLFFKATSGIREKNNADHNLQLIKQGQQA from the coding sequence ATGATAACCACAGAGCTTCTATCAAAATCTTATGGTTCCCAATTTGCTGTAAAGCAGGTCTCATTTCAAGTTGATTCTTGCCGAGTCGTTGGCTTACTTGGTCAAAACGGCGCCGGGAAAACAACACTACTTGAGATGCTGGCCTCGCTCTTGCGGCCCGATAGCGGGAAGATTGAAATCGCCGGAATTAATTTATACAAAAACCCTCGAGCAGCTCGACACTTAATTGGCTATTTACCCGACCAACCGCCGCTCTACCCTGAGCTAAAAGTTAACGAGTATTTGAATTTTGTAGGGCGTTTGCACCAAATCTCAAAACCCGAGCTCAATTATCGCATTGAAGAGGTTTTAGAACGCTGCCTTCTGACTGAAGTAAAAAATAAATTGATTCACACTTTATCCCGTGGCTTTAAGCAAAGAGTCGGACTAGCACAAGCAGTTTTGCACAAACCCAAACTAATTCTGCTTGATGAACCAACTTCAGGGCTTGACCCTCAGCAAATTGTTTTAATTCAAGACTACATTCGTGAACTTGGAACAAGGCATACAGTGATTTTAAGTTCACATCTACTTGCCGAAGTCCAAACGACCTGCACTGAGGTGCTTGTTATGTCACATGGAGAGATTTCAGCTCGAGGGAGTGTTGCTGAATTGACCCGTGAACATTCTTTAGAAGATCTATTCTTTAAGGCAACTTCAGGAATTAGAGAAAAAAATAACGCTGACCACAATCTTCAGCTGATTAAACAAGGCCAACAAGCATGA
- a CDS encoding ABC transporter permease subunit, translating to MKPVLVVAKRDFSSFFYAPLGWVVITSVLFLSGYFFFSFVAQFNQAVVQTAKIPGIAPQTQIWIVYPFYKTLSVILLFMLPLLSMRSFAEEAQRGTLKLLFTSAISNQELVWGKFLGTVFITLVILSTAFIFPLLQVFLSATEVAPLFTSSLGIVLYALALSALGLFVSAITKSPLLAALLSFILFFMLFLIEGAVGKLPPLWAPIISYISPTAQLDSFLKGVLDSKNIIYFFSVIACGVFLAERVVEVKRPS from the coding sequence ATGAAACCAGTTCTAGTAGTTGCCAAAAGAGATTTCAGTTCGTTTTTCTATGCACCGCTGGGTTGGGTAGTGATTACTAGTGTTTTATTTTTATCTGGGTACTTTTTCTTTTCATTTGTCGCTCAGTTTAACCAGGCAGTGGTGCAAACTGCGAAAATTCCAGGGATTGCGCCGCAAACACAAATTTGGATCGTTTACCCATTCTATAAAACACTAAGTGTAATCTTATTATTTATGCTGCCACTGCTTTCCATGCGCTCTTTTGCCGAAGAAGCTCAGCGGGGAACACTCAAGCTTTTATTTACATCAGCAATCTCCAACCAAGAGCTCGTCTGGGGAAAGTTTCTTGGAACTGTTTTTATTACACTAGTAATTCTCTCTACCGCATTTATTTTTCCACTACTGCAAGTCTTTTTAAGTGCCACCGAGGTTGCTCCACTTTTCACAAGTAGTCTGGGGATTGTGCTCTATGCCTTAGCTCTCTCAGCACTTGGACTATTTGTTTCGGCAATAACCAAAAGCCCATTACTGGCGGCACTTTTAAGCTTTATCTTATTTTTTATGTTATTTTTAATTGAAGGTGCTGTGGGAAAACTCCCACCGCTATGGGCTCCGATTATTTCCTACATTTCACCGACTGCCCAACTGGATAGTTTTTTAAAAGGAGTGCTTGATTCTAAAAATATCATTTACTTTTTTAGTGTAATCGCTTGCGGCGTTTTTTTGGCTGAACGCGTAGTTGAAGTAAAAAGGCCCTCATGA
- a CDS encoding Gldg family protein, with protein sequence MSELNSYNRQALRSISLGVAGIVFLGMALVLSLIFKREIYYLTTIHFVAGVICLGIYFFAHGLKIFRSERRQKHLVHSIQASIYSGIFLLLVAIINYGGANYSLLRIDTTRQGVNTLAPQTKELLKNLDSELTIRTFFLNRMPPGFVRDLVQQLSAESKQIKAIFLDPEQEQEQALRFSIPRPEVAVVSYKEKSVLVDKELSEQEFVNALERLVQTRERFLQIAVDLSDVSEKGFSTLSDSLKEEGFTTLDKLEFRASPKSAAPLLLVSGERDETLFREQALAHFKAGGSGVLLYEPLKSNLLNTIAEEFGLKLGSDLVVDSSEEDGSYGIRPLVKEFSIHEITEALKGAVRLTSASSILVNKSLPEMKIVKLLQTSPESWAETNLTKLLSDSAEAGLDETDIKGPITVAAAIERDGQRVVVIGDSDFARNKSIREHFNRDLVLNALRWTLGEKPPTVIRARTFAESRTEIPASTIQRLFLLTTIIIPELILLSGLIFWIKRKS encoded by the coding sequence ATGAGTGAGCTAAATTCTTACAATCGCCAAGCTCTGCGCAGTATCTCTCTAGGAGTTGCTGGAATTGTTTTTCTTGGCATGGCCTTGGTACTAAGTCTAATCTTTAAGCGTGAAATATATTATCTGACAACGATTCACTTTGTCGCAGGCGTAATCTGTTTAGGGATATATTTTTTCGCACACGGCTTAAAGATTTTTCGCTCAGAAAGGCGGCAAAAACACTTAGTCCATAGCATTCAAGCTTCAATTTATAGCGGGATTTTTTTACTACTTGTTGCAATCATTAACTACGGGGGAGCAAATTATTCACTGCTGCGTATCGATACTACTCGACAAGGCGTAAATACTCTTGCTCCACAAACCAAAGAATTACTAAAAAATCTAGACTCAGAATTAACAATCCGCACATTTTTTTTAAACCGCATGCCTCCTGGTTTTGTGCGCGATCTAGTTCAACAACTTTCCGCAGAATCCAAGCAAATTAAAGCAATTTTTCTCGATCCTGAGCAAGAACAGGAACAGGCACTTCGATTTTCAATTCCGCGACCAGAAGTGGCAGTCGTTAGTTATAAAGAAAAGTCAGTTTTGGTTGATAAAGAATTAAGTGAACAAGAATTCGTAAATGCCCTTGAACGCTTAGTGCAAACCAGAGAAAGATTTCTACAAATTGCAGTTGATTTAAGTGATGTTTCGGAAAAAGGCTTCAGCACGCTGAGTGATTCACTTAAAGAGGAAGGATTCACAACTTTGGACAAATTAGAGTTTCGTGCTAGTCCAAAATCAGCTGCACCTTTACTACTCGTCTCCGGCGAAAGAGACGAGACTCTATTCAGAGAGCAAGCTTTAGCTCATTTTAAAGCTGGCGGTTCGGGGGTGCTACTCTATGAACCGCTTAAGTCTAATTTACTGAATACGATTGCGGAAGAATTTGGCTTAAAACTTGGTTCAGATTTGGTAGTTGATTCCAGTGAAGAGGATGGGTCTTATGGAATTCGACCTTTAGTCAAAGAGTTTAGCATTCATGAGATTACGGAAGCTTTAAAGGGAGCCGTGCGCCTGACTTCAGCAAGCTCCATTCTTGTTAACAAGTCTTTGCCTGAAATGAAAATTGTCAAACTCTTACAAACTAGTCCTGAGAGTTGGGCTGAGACAAATTTAACAAAACTCTTAAGTGACTCCGCGGAAGCAGGATTAGACGAGACCGATATCAAAGGCCCAATTACAGTAGCTGCAGCAATTGAACGAGATGGGCAGCGTGTTGTTGTGATCGGAGACTCGGATTTTGCACGAAATAAATCAATCCGTGAGCATTTTAATCGCGATTTAGTGCTCAATGCCTTGCGTTGGACACTTGGAGAAAAACCACCAACTGTCATCCGCGCAAGAACATTTGCTGAATCGCGCACAGAAATTCCGGCGTCAACAATCCAGCGACTTTTTCTGCTAACTACAATTATTATTCCTGAGTTGATTTTGCTGAGCGGATTGATTTTTTGGATTAAACGTAAAAGTTAA
- a CDS encoding leucyl aminopeptidase, protein MKISAKNNLHINSSQFSQGDIFVVPVFKSNIKGAKGGMLPGADETSLKYLKKYEHELNGAITREVKRTDYKVLAGKRLNVPAGKCSLRISGLSHQALSLTGPSLDEWRRLGGDALRQALSLKSEHLVIDLSQVKGSISSQILQAIAEGLALGAYEFNQYRKATDKTKASLQVIIFGLNLSPAESRKVLDSARAISEATCFARDLVNLGPSDLVPADLVTHAKKIARASKGRVKVKIYDRRGLERLGAGGILGVGKGSDYPPYLIHLHYKGKTSAKKTKKKTIALVGKGVTFDSGGYSIKPAKSMEDMKCDMSGAAAVLGTMSYLTSLSGKEVLEHDVHVIVPTVENMLNGKSVKPGDVLKALNGKTMEVLNTDAEGRLILADALAYSERLKPDVVIDLATLTGACIVALGSDITGLFSTDEKLAHTLKDLGAKSGELFWELPIASDQYRGNISSLIADIKNTGDGGPGAIIGALFLKEFVPPDVDWAHLDIAGPAFVTKESDYIKKGGTGFGVRTLIAYLHSL, encoded by the coding sequence ATGAAAATCTCAGCAAAAAACAATCTTCACATAAACTCTAGTCAATTCTCACAAGGAGACATCTTTGTTGTCCCGGTTTTTAAGTCTAATATTAAGGGGGCAAAAGGCGGGATGCTTCCCGGTGCCGATGAGACAAGTCTCAAGTATCTTAAAAAATATGAGCACGAATTGAATGGTGCCATCACTCGCGAGGTCAAGCGCACAGATTATAAAGTTCTTGCTGGCAAGCGCCTGAATGTGCCTGCTGGGAAATGCAGCTTAAGAATCTCTGGACTTTCGCATCAGGCATTAAGTCTTACCGGGCCGAGCTTAGATGAATGGCGTAGACTTGGTGGTGATGCGCTACGACAAGCTCTGAGTTTAAAATCTGAACATTTAGTGATCGATCTTTCCCAAGTTAAGGGCTCGATTTCTAGCCAAATTCTTCAGGCCATAGCTGAAGGGCTAGCTCTTGGAGCTTATGAATTTAATCAATATCGTAAAGCTACAGATAAAACCAAAGCTTCCCTACAAGTTATTATCTTTGGTCTAAATCTATCTCCTGCTGAGAGCCGTAAGGTTTTAGATTCAGCACGCGCGATTTCCGAAGCAACCTGTTTTGCGCGCGACCTTGTAAACCTTGGGCCAAGTGATTTGGTTCCTGCAGATCTTGTAACTCATGCCAAGAAAATCGCACGTGCTAGTAAGGGGCGAGTCAAAGTCAAAATCTATGACCGTCGTGGCTTGGAGCGACTTGGGGCGGGAGGCATTCTTGGGGTTGGTAAGGGCAGTGATTACCCGCCTTATTTAATTCACTTGCACTACAAGGGAAAAACTTCAGCTAAGAAAACGAAGAAAAAAACCATTGCCCTAGTTGGTAAAGGGGTCACTTTTGATAGTGGAGGCTACTCAATTAAGCCGGCCAAGAGCATGGAAGATATGAAATGTGACATGTCTGGTGCTGCAGCGGTGCTTGGGACGATGTCATATTTAACAAGCCTCAGTGGAAAGGAAGTTTTGGAGCATGACGTGCATGTAATTGTGCCAACAGTTGAAAACATGCTTAACGGAAAAAGCGTTAAACCGGGGGATGTGCTCAAGGCGCTAAATGGAAAAACCATGGAAGTGCTAAACACGGATGCAGAAGGCCGACTAATTCTTGCTGATGCTTTAGCATATTCTGAGCGGCTCAAGCCGGATGTGGTGATCGATCTGGCAACACTTACTGGTGCCTGCATTGTGGCACTTGGTTCAGATATCACAGGATTATTTTCTACTGACGAAAAGCTCGCGCACACGTTAAAAGATTTAGGTGCAAAGTCAGGCGAGCTTTTTTGGGAACTTCCAATTGCTTCTGACCAGTACCGCGGGAACATTAGTAGTCTAATTGCTGATATAAAGAATACTGGTGATGGTGGACCGGGTGCGATCATCGGTGCGCTATTCTTAAAAGAATTTGTTCCGCCCGATGTAGATTGGGCGCATCTAGATATTGCCGGGCCTGCCTTTGTGACCAAAGAAAGCGATTACATTAAGAAGGGTGGCACAGGCTTTGGAGTTAGAA